TCAGACTCTTCATTTCCCCCAGGGACCCACCTCCTCATCCCCCTCTCAACAAAAAACCTCCCCAGGACCTCCCAAAACACCTCCCACCCCTTACCTGGTTTCTCACCAACCACCTCGAGCAGCCGGGCCTGAGTCTGGTCTCCAACGGGCTGGGGGTGGCACAAGGGGGaagttgggggaaaaaaacaaaaaaaacacaggcCAAAGGGGgtgtttggggtattttgggggaatttttgggagtCTCACCACAGCAGGGTGGGTTCTGTTGGGCAGCTGCAGGGCCCCCAGGTAAAATCTCTGCTCCAGGTCGGATTCCTCAGCCTCGAGCACCCGGAGCTGCCCCCGGAGGctccggccccgctcccgcagCTCTGCCAATGCCGGGAGCTGCTAGAGAGGCACTGTGAGGACACAGAAGGCCAGGAATCCCCCGagcccccccaaaattccattcCTACCGTCTTGGCTGCCGCCTTGTCATGGGAGgcctgggggggaaaaggagcCAGGTCAGCCTGGGATATCTGGGGGAAAGTGAGTGGGTCTGGGTGGGATGGAGGATCCTGGAGTGGTTTAGGGGGAGAGGGGCGGTGGTTCCAGGGGGAATTGAGTGGGGACCAGAGGGAGCCAGTGGGGACTTTGGGGGTCCAAGAGGGAACTGAGGACTCCCGAGGGTCTTACCATGATCTCGCGGACCCCCTCGGCCACACGCCCCTTCTCAACCTCCAGCCGGGCGATGCCATCCCGGACCTTCCCCAGCCGCGACCACGTCCGCACCTGAGGGCGTAGCCAAGGCGTTGGCTCAGGTGGGCTCTCCGGCCACACCTAAACTCCTGGCTAAGCCACGCCCTGACCCCACCCCATCTCAGGCCCCGCCCACGCCGTTCCAACGACTCACGATCTCCCGGAGCGCGGCGCCCCCCAGCGGTCCGCGCCGCTGCTCCACCTCGCGCTCACTGAGAGCGGTCACGTCGAGCTGCGGCCGCGCGCTCAGCCCCTCCCGCACGTGCTCGTATAGGCGGCTCCGCCcggtcccgatcccgatcccgatcccgatcccggtcccggtcccggtcccgacGCCGGCAGCGGGACCCGGGCCGGGAATGTTCCCcgcggccccgcgccgcccgccccccgccgcGCGCCCCGCTGCCAGCAGCGTCCGGCGTGCCGCCATCTTGGACACCGGCGCGGGTCACGTGGAGGAGGagccgggggcggggccgggcgtgCGCACGGACCGCACCACCCCCGGGCGGCTTTGGCCGCGGCCCCGGCCTCATGCCCGCTGCCCTCCAAGTCTGGAGACCCCTCGTGACACCCCCAGCGTCCTCTCGGTGACCCCCGGGGCCAACCCAGTGAACCCCCGGTGTCCTCCCAGTGCCCTGAGCTACTCCCCCCGAGCTCCCAGATCTGTCACCGGACTCTTCCCAGGGCTTCCCACACctccccagtgccctcccagccacttcccagtgcccccaggcGTCCTCCCACTGCCCACAAGACCCTTCTATGTCCCCAAAGGCCCCTTCCAAGTACCTCCAGTCTCCCCACGACCCTTCCCAGTACCCCTAAGATCCTTCCCAATACCCCCACCATCACTCCACACCACAACGCACATCACCACCAACTTTTAATCTGAACAACGCGCATGTCCCCACCTGGAGACCCTCAACCTAGGCTGGGCACGCTCCCAGGACCCCTACTCATTTCTTCGCCTGCACGTGGGCGCAGTCGTACTTTCCACGCACCACGGTGAGTTTGACGCCGGGCAGGTCCTGGGTGCGCCCACCCTGCACCAGCACGATGTGGTGCTCCTGCAGGTTGTGGCCCTCGCCGGGCACGAAGGCGATGACCTCACGGCCGGTGCTGAGCCGCACCCGCACACACCGGCGGTTCGCCGAGTTCGGCTTCTTAGGCTTTCGGATCAGGTTCTTCAGCACCACCCCCTTGATCTGCGGGCGGCCCAGGGTGGGCCCCAGTTTGCGGGGAAGGGGCGCGGGGCGGCCCTGCCGGTGCATCTGGTTCAGCGTAGCCATGGCGGCGGATGGAGAAGGGGGCGGCGGCGACGGGAGGAGCAGCCCCGGACCTGCGGAGGGGACACGGAGAGGGGTCAGGGGGCTTGAAGGGGGCGGCGGGTTTTGGGGAGGACGGGTGATTTACGCACTGTAGCGGGGCAGCGAGGCGGCAGCCCTGAGCACGGCGCGGAGCGACATCTCCGAGGTTCTGAGGGGAGAACGCGCGGTCAGAACTGCCTGGGGAGGGCACCCGGCACCAGCGGGAAGCGGAGGGACCAAAGCCCCCACGTTCCCCTCAGTGCGCCGCCATCTTACCCAGATCCGAGCGCACCGCGCTGCGATTGGATAGCGGAGATGCCAGTCTCCATGATTCGTGCGGCGATTGGTCGCGTTACCGTTTAATACCGCCCTAATGGCTGGAGAGTCACAGCCTCCAGACACGCCCCCTCGGCAGCAACTTCCGTCTCATACCCCGCCTCTCCCCTGAGCCCCGCCCCAAACTCCCTTCCCCGCCTCAGGCCACGCCCCCTGCCCATATTCGGCTCTACCTACCCGGCTCCTTGCCCATATTTGGATGACCACGCCCCTCCGCTGCTGTCCCCGCCTCCTAGGGCGGGGTCTGTCGCCGCGGCGACGCGGGCGTGGGAGGACCCGGATGTGCCTCGCTCCCaacatggcggcggcggcggcggccgagtGAGGCCTGAGGGGGCCCCGGGGGGGCTGAGGGCGCTCGGGAGGAATGTGGGGATATCGGGGAGATCTGGGGTTTGGAGACCACCCCCGCCCGGGCTAAGGAATTCTGTAGTGATGGAGGTGGGGGGTTGAGAGTGTGCTTGGGGTCAGTTTGAggctccccaaatccctggaggGGGGGCGGCGGCAACTGCTGTAGGAAACGCTGGAATTCCCGGGCAGCATGGAATATATATCCAACCGCCAGCCGCCCTAAAAACACCCCAAAGGGGAGGTCTGGGGTGCTCCTGAAGGAATTCCGTTCTTCCCGTGCAGCACTTTTCCCGGAGGACCCGGAACACGGAGCTGAGGCAGGAAAGTTTTCCCTTCGTGGAAGGTAGGAAACGGATCCGGAAtgaattcccagaattttttATCCCACGAGGATCTGGGGGGGGTCTCCTCGCCGTGCTCCCATCCAGCCCCAGAGCCCTGGGATGTATTTTTCCAGCGTTTCCTGTGGATTTGGGTCAGGAACTCCGAGGCAGATGGGCACTAGGATTCCTCAGCAATGTCCTAACTCCTcaaaaacagcattttcccaCAATTTTGGAGTAGTGGAAAGGGAAATCGCCATCCCCAGTGTTTTTTGTGGTGTTCCTGTCACCGTTCCTCAgttgaaaatgagaaaaaaatcagaaaaaaccTCTGAATTTGGGCTTTTAGttgtattttctctgtaattCGGTGAATTTTCAAATAAGTAATGGTGGGATAGAGGGATTGACCTGCACTAGGCTTGGAAATTAGTGGAAATTTGGTTTATGGGGAATATCCAGATTTGGATATCCAGATCCAGCAGTCCTGTGGAAATGGCAAAAAACCTCCTACTCCCACCATTCCCTGTTGGGGCTTGGGGGTAAAAGGTGGGAATTtggtcatcatcatcatctcatTAACGGCTGTGGGAtgagcaggaatttctccagattttccaggaagaaattccaAGGGTATTCCTGCCCGGGGCTTTAATTAatcttttaatttgttcattCCCATGGGATAAAACCTG
This Cinclus cinclus unplaced genomic scaffold, bCinCin1.1 SCAFFOLD_129, whole genome shotgun sequence DNA region includes the following protein-coding sequences:
- the MRPS12 gene encoding small ribosomal subunit protein uS12m; its protein translation is MSLRAVLRAAASLPRYSPGLLLPSPPPPSPSAAMATLNQMHRQGRPAPLPRKLGPTLGRPQIKGVVLKNLIRKPKKPNSANRRCVRVRLSTGREVIAFVPGEGHNLQEHHIVLVQGGRTQDLPGVKLTVVRGKYDCAHVQAKK